One window of Sinorhizobium fredii NGR234 genomic DNA carries:
- a CDS encoding LysE family translocator yields the protein MEFVPSLPTLLAFAAASLLLAATPGPDMTLSISRALAQGKKAALFVVVGTGLGIVVHTLLVAFGISALITASPTAFLVLKTGGAAYLLWLAIQAIRYGSSLSVTKVAEAKGSALSNIATGFSVNILNPKVVIFFMTFLPQFVSADDPAVTGKLLFLGFFFIAIGMPVNALVVLAADWLAAWLQRNRRAMRAIDYSFAGVFSVFAVKIFLTQSR from the coding sequence ATGGAATTCGTCCCCAGCCTGCCGACACTCCTCGCCTTTGCCGCCGCCAGCCTGCTGCTCGCCGCGACACCGGGCCCCGACATGACCCTCTCCATCAGCCGGGCGCTGGCGCAGGGCAAGAAGGCGGCCCTCTTCGTCGTGGTCGGCACCGGGCTTGGCATCGTCGTCCACACGCTGCTCGTCGCCTTCGGCATCTCGGCGTTGATCACCGCCTCGCCGACAGCCTTCCTGGTCCTGAAGACCGGCGGTGCCGCCTATCTTCTGTGGCTGGCGATCCAGGCGATCCGCTACGGGTCGAGCCTGTCGGTGACGAAAGTCGCCGAGGCGAAGGGCTCGGCCCTGTCGAATATCGCCACCGGCTTCTCGGTGAACATCCTCAACCCTAAGGTGGTGATCTTCTTCATGACCTTCCTGCCGCAATTCGTCAGCGCCGACGATCCGGCGGTGACCGGCAAGCTGCTGTTCCTCGGCTTCTTCTTCATCGCCATCGGCATGCCGGTCAACGCGCTGGTGGTGCTCGCCGCCGACTGGCTGGCGGCATGGCTGCAGCGCAACAGGCGGGCGATGCGGGCGATCGACTACAGCTTCGCCGGGGTCTTTTCGGTGTTTGCGGTGAAGATCTTTCTGACCCAGTCGCGGTAA
- a CDS encoding argininosuccinate synthase, giving the protein MASHKDVKKVVLAYSGGLDTSIILKWLQTELGAEVVTFTADLGQGEELEPARKKAEMLGIKEIYIEDVREEFVRDFVFPMFRANAVYEGVYLLGTSIARPLISKHLIDIARKTGADAIAHGATGKGNDQVRFELSAYALNPDIKIIAPWRDWSFKSRTDLLEFAEKHQIPVAKDKKGEAPFSVDANLLHSSSEGKVLEDPAQEAPEYVHMRTISPEAAPDQATVIKIGFERGDAVSINGVRLSPATLLAKLNDYGRDNGIGRLDLVENRFVGMKSRGVYETPGGTILLAAHRAIESITLDRGAAHLKDELMPRYAELIYYGFWFSPEREMLQAAIDRSQEHVEGEVTLKLYKGNVMVIGRESDKSLYSDKLVTFEDDQGAYDQKDAAGFIKLNALRLRTLAARNR; this is encoded by the coding sequence ATGGCATCGCACAAAGACGTGAAGAAGGTCGTTCTCGCCTATTCCGGCGGTCTCGACACCTCGATCATCCTCAAGTGGCTGCAGACGGAGCTGGGCGCCGAAGTGGTGACCTTCACCGCCGACCTCGGCCAGGGCGAGGAGCTGGAGCCGGCCCGCAAGAAGGCCGAGATGCTCGGCATCAAGGAGATCTACATCGAGGACGTCCGCGAGGAATTCGTGCGTGACTTCGTCTTCCCGATGTTCCGTGCCAATGCGGTCTATGAAGGCGTCTACCTGCTCGGCACCTCGATCGCCCGCCCGCTGATTTCCAAGCACCTGATCGACATCGCCCGGAAGACCGGAGCCGACGCGATCGCCCATGGCGCAACCGGCAAGGGCAACGACCAGGTGCGCTTCGAACTCTCGGCCTATGCTCTGAATCCGGATATCAAGATCATCGCCCCGTGGCGCGACTGGTCGTTCAAGAGCCGCACCGACCTGCTCGAATTCGCCGAGAAGCACCAGATCCCGGTCGCCAAGGACAAGAAGGGCGAGGCGCCCTTCTCCGTCGACGCCAACCTCTTGCACTCCTCGTCGGAAGGCAAGGTCTTGGAGGACCCGGCCCAGGAGGCGCCGGAATATGTGCATATGCGCACGATCTCTCCGGAGGCCGCGCCGGATCAGGCGACCGTCATCAAGATCGGCTTCGAGCGCGGTGACGCGGTTTCGATCAACGGCGTGCGTCTGTCGCCGGCGACGCTGCTCGCCAAGCTCAACGACTACGGCCGCGACAACGGCATCGGCCGCCTCGACCTCGTCGAGAACCGCTTCGTCGGCATGAAGTCGCGCGGCGTCTACGAGACCCCCGGCGGCACGATCCTGCTCGCCGCCCACCGCGCCATCGAGAGCATCACGCTCGACCGCGGCGCCGCGCACCTCAAGGACGAGCTGATGCCGCGATATGCGGAGCTCATCTATTACGGCTTCTGGTTCTCGCCGGAGCGCGAAATGCTGCAGGCGGCGATCGACAGGAGCCAGGAACATGTCGAAGGCGAAGTGACGCTGAAGCTCTATAAGGGCAACGTCATGGTCATCGGCCGCGAGAGCGACAAGTCGCTCTATTCCGACAAGCTGGTCACCTTCGAGGACGACCAGGGCGCCTACGACCAGAAGGATGCCGCCGGCTTTATCAAGCTCAACGCGCTGCGCCTGCGCACGCTTGCCGCGCGCAACCGTTAA
- a CDS encoding multidrug effflux MFS transporter, translating to MTLRMSERRTSIIGAFLVALGPVSMALYTPAMPELVRAFASSEAAIKMTLSLYFGGFAFAQLVSGTLSDVIGRRPATLIFMAIYLAGSLMAAFAPSVAVLLAGRLVQGIGASVGMTVARAIVRDQFTGTTAARIMNMIGMMLALGPAVSPTLGGIALGLFGWQSIFFLMVGFAAMACFTVQFFMAETVTPDRGKGHLKPILAAYRELLSDSRFVSSTLVIAGAVGALYAWATMLPFVLISEVGLTPTEFGVGMLMQSGLFFSGTVTVRLLMRRFTPQALVPAGLNFIGMASLILAFTMHALSPSFLAVMVPIGLYAFGIAFVMPYMMTAAMAPFPHIAGTASAMMGFIQMGSGLLGGALAALVGAPALALGTIIPGFGVISIASYVWYCRTVRLRPLTVPASSEEALREAAE from the coding sequence ATGACGTTGCGGATGAGCGAACGGCGCACGAGCATCATCGGCGCCTTCCTGGTGGCGCTCGGGCCCGTCTCCATGGCGCTCTATACGCCGGCAATGCCGGAGCTCGTTCGCGCCTTTGCCTCGAGCGAAGCGGCGATCAAGATGACGCTGTCGCTCTATTTCGGCGGCTTCGCCTTCGCCCAGCTCGTTTCCGGCACGCTCTCCGACGTCATCGGCCGGCGCCCGGCGACGCTGATCTTCATGGCGATCTATCTCGCCGGCAGCCTGATGGCCGCCTTTGCCCCATCGGTCGCGGTGCTGCTGGCCGGCCGGCTCGTGCAGGGGATCGGCGCCTCGGTCGGCATGACGGTGGCGCGCGCCATCGTCCGCGACCAGTTCACCGGCACCACGGCCGCCCGCATCATGAACATGATCGGCATGATGCTGGCGCTAGGACCGGCGGTCTCGCCGACGCTCGGCGGCATCGCCCTCGGCCTTTTCGGCTGGCAGTCGATCTTCTTCCTGATGGTCGGCTTCGCGGCGATGGCCTGTTTCACCGTACAGTTCTTCATGGCCGAGACGGTGACGCCGGACCGCGGCAAGGGGCACCTCAAGCCCATCCTTGCCGCCTATCGCGAGTTGCTGTCGGACAGCCGCTTCGTCTCGTCGACGCTGGTGATCGCCGGGGCGGTCGGCGCGCTCTATGCCTGGGCGACCATGCTACCCTTCGTGCTGATCAGCGAAGTCGGGCTGACGCCGACGGAATTCGGTGTCGGCATGCTGATGCAGTCCGGCCTGTTCTTTTCCGGCACGGTGACCGTGCGGCTCTTGATGCGGCGCTTTACGCCGCAGGCGCTGGTGCCGGCCGGATTGAATTTCATCGGCATGGCGAGCCTCATTCTTGCCTTCACCATGCATGCGCTGAGCCCGAGCTTTCTCGCGGTGATGGTCCCGATCGGCCTCTATGCTTTCGGCATCGCCTTCGTCATGCCCTACATGATGACCGCGGCGATGGCGCCCTTCCCGCATATCGCCGGCACCGCATCGGCGATGATGGGCTTCATCCAGATGGGCTCCGGTCTCCTCGGCGGCGCGTTGGCGGCCCTGGTCGGCGCCCCGGCGCTGGCGCTCGGAACGATCATCCCGGGGTTCGGCGTCATTTCCATAGCAAGCTATGTGTGGTATTGCCGGACCGTCCGGCTGCGCCCCTTGACGGTGCCGGCCTCCTCCGAGGAGGCGTTGCGGGAGGCGGCAGAATAG
- a CDS encoding MarR family winged helix-turn-helix transcriptional regulator yields the protein MPRKLESDTIGLLLTDVSRLLRGAFDRKVNAMALGITPGEARTLMQVAMTEGIKQAEIATRMGIEPMTLSAYLDRLEALGLVARLPDPADRRAKNVVITDKADPLLSELIVGLREMMNAYTDGLGDEGRELLRANLRILRDNLRRLDPCLAGKEKGAAE from the coding sequence ATGCCCAGAAAACTCGAATCCGACACGATCGGATTGCTGCTCACCGATGTCTCGCGGCTGCTGCGCGGTGCCTTCGACCGCAAGGTCAATGCGATGGCGCTCGGAATCACACCGGGCGAGGCGCGCACGCTGATGCAGGTGGCCATGACGGAGGGCATCAAGCAGGCGGAAATCGCCACCCGTATGGGGATCGAGCCGATGACGCTTTCGGCCTATCTCGATCGCCTCGAGGCGCTCGGGCTCGTGGCGCGTCTGCCCGACCCGGCCGACCGCCGCGCCAAGAATGTCGTCATCACCGACAAGGCCGATCCGCTGCTTTCCGAGCTGATCGTTGGGCTTCGCGAGATGATGAACGCCTACACCGACGGCCTTGGCGACGAGGGACGGGAGCTGCTGCGCGCCAATCTTCGCATCCTGCGCGACAACCTTCGCCGCCTCGACCCTTGTCTCGCCGGCAAGGAGAAGGGGGCGGCGGAATGA
- a CDS encoding ABC-F family ATP-binding cassette domain-containing protein, translating to MAPPILKLDDIFLTFGGTPLLAGANLQVEPGDRICLVGRNGSGKSTLMKIAAGLAEPQSGEIFRHPSVTIRYLHQAPDFDGYDTVQAYADAGLGPGDDHYRVTYLLQHLGLTGEEDPKRLSGGEARRAALARVLAPEPDILLLDEPTNHLDLPTIEWLEDELTRSRSALVLISHDRRFLEQVSTATVWLDRGQSRRLDRGFAHFEAWRDEVLEAEELEQHKLGKAIEREEHWLRYGVTARRKRNMRRLGELQDMRARYRGHKGPQGTIQATVADARESGKLVIEAEKITNAYGDRTIVAPFSIRVHRGDRIGLVGPNGAGKTTLLKLLTGQLAPDSGTVKLGTNLEIATLDQKREDLNLDETLALYLTDGRGETLLVNGEQRHVTGYMKEFLFQPEQARTPISELSGGERARLILARILARPTNLLILDEPTNDLDIETLDLLQEIVAGFAGTVILVSHDRDFLDRTVTSTIAPANPEAPDGRWIEYAGGYSDMMAQRRGAIEERRKAEKSERAKTSDAPGEAAEPQKAKGKLSYKQKFALETLPKEIAKAEAEIAKREEKMHDPALFSRDPNGFAKLAAELEKLKEGLARMEEEWLELEMLREELEG from the coding sequence TTGGCGCCCCCCATCCTGAAGCTTGACGATATCTTCCTGACCTTCGGCGGCACGCCGCTTCTCGCCGGCGCCAACCTGCAGGTGGAGCCCGGCGACCGCATCTGCCTCGTCGGCCGCAACGGCTCCGGCAAGTCGACGCTGATGAAGATCGCCGCGGGCCTTGCCGAGCCGCAGTCCGGCGAGATCTTCCGGCATCCCTCGGTGACGATCCGCTATCTTCACCAGGCCCCGGATTTTGACGGCTACGATACGGTGCAGGCCTATGCCGATGCGGGTCTCGGACCCGGCGACGACCACTACCGCGTCACCTACCTGCTGCAGCATCTGGGCCTGACCGGCGAGGAGGATCCGAAGCGGCTTTCCGGCGGCGAGGCGCGGCGCGCCGCACTCGCCCGCGTTCTGGCGCCGGAGCCGGATATCCTGCTTCTCGACGAGCCGACCAACCATCTCGACCTGCCGACCATCGAGTGGCTGGAAGACGAGCTGACCCGCAGCCGCTCGGCCCTCGTGCTGATCTCGCACGACCGGCGTTTTCTCGAGCAGGTCTCGACGGCCACCGTTTGGCTCGATCGCGGCCAGTCGCGCCGGCTCGACCGGGGCTTTGCCCATTTCGAGGCCTGGCGCGACGAGGTGCTGGAGGCGGAAGAACTCGAACAGCACAAGCTCGGCAAGGCGATCGAGCGCGAGGAGCACTGGCTGCGCTACGGCGTCACGGCGCGGCGCAAGCGCAACATGCGCCGGCTCGGCGAGTTGCAGGACATGCGGGCCCGCTATCGCGGCCACAAGGGGCCGCAGGGCACGATCCAGGCAACCGTCGCCGATGCCAGGGAATCCGGCAAGCTGGTCATCGAGGCGGAAAAGATCACCAATGCCTATGGCGATCGGACGATCGTCGCGCCCTTCTCGATCCGCGTCCATCGCGGCGACCGGATTGGCCTCGTCGGCCCGAACGGCGCCGGCAAGACGACGCTGCTCAAGCTCTTGACCGGGCAGCTCGCGCCGGATTCGGGGACGGTGAAGCTCGGCACAAACCTTGAGATCGCCACGCTCGACCAGAAGCGCGAGGATCTGAACCTCGACGAGACGCTGGCGCTTTACTTGACCGACGGGCGGGGCGAGACGCTTCTCGTCAACGGCGAACAGCGCCACGTCACCGGCTACATGAAGGAATTCCTCTTCCAGCCGGAGCAGGCGCGCACGCCGATCAGCGAGCTTTCCGGCGGCGAGCGGGCCCGGCTGATCCTTGCCCGCATCCTGGCGCGGCCCACCAACCTGCTGATCCTCGACGAGCCGACCAACGATCTCGACATCGAGACGCTCGACCTCTTGCAGGAGATCGTCGCCGGCTTTGCCGGAACGGTCATCCTCGTCAGCCACGACCGCGATTTTCTTGACCGCACCGTGACCTCGACCATCGCGCCGGCCAATCCGGAAGCCCCGGACGGCCGCTGGATCGAATATGCTGGCGGCTATTCCGACATGATGGCACAGCGCCGCGGCGCGATCGAGGAGCGACGCAAGGCCGAAAAGTCCGAGCGGGCCAAAACGAGCGATGCGCCCGGCGAAGCAGCCGAGCCGCAGAAGGCCAAGGGCAAACTCTCCTACAAGCAGAAATTCGCATTGGAGACCTTGCCGAAGGAGATCGCCAAGGCCGAGGCCGAGATCGCCAAGCGCGAAGAGAAGATGCACGATCCCGCTCTCTTTTCCCGCGATCCCAACGGTTTCGCCAAACTGGCCGCCGAACTCGAAAAGCTGAAAGAGGGTCTGGCGCGCATGGAGGAGGAGTGGCTGGAGCTCGAAATGCTGCGCGAGGAGCTCGAGGGCTGA
- a CDS encoding thiamine diphosphokinase — translation MTRSTYTILLGGALTLTARLAAQLSGSRFIAADGGMRHAKTLGVVPDLWVGDFDSTDEALLADFAEVPRENYPAAKNATDGELAVEAAIARGATALIFAGALGGTRSDHAFLHLLQLAALAEEGHAAFMTSGEEEAYALMPGTHEIDLPKGSLFSVLGFTALSGLSIGNARYPLDDFALPFGSSRTISNVAEGPVRFSLKSGRAVVLARPYDLSGA, via the coding sequence ATGACCCGATCGACCTACACCATTCTTCTCGGCGGCGCGCTGACCCTCACGGCGCGGCTGGCGGCGCAGCTTTCCGGCAGCCGGTTCATCGCGGCCGACGGCGGCATGCGGCATGCGAAGACATTGGGCGTCGTGCCGGATCTCTGGGTCGGCGATTTCGACTCGACCGACGAAGCGCTGCTGGCGGACTTCGCCGAGGTCCCGCGGGAAAATTATCCGGCTGCCAAGAACGCCACCGATGGCGAACTCGCCGTCGAGGCCGCGATTGCGCGGGGCGCGACCGCGTTGATCTTCGCCGGGGCACTCGGCGGCACCCGCAGCGACCATGCCTTCCTGCATCTCTTGCAGCTCGCGGCGCTCGCGGAAGAGGGGCATGCCGCCTTCATGACCTCCGGCGAGGAGGAAGCCTACGCGCTGATGCCGGGCACCCATGAGATCGACCTGCCGAAGGGCAGCCTGTTCTCGGTCCTCGGCTTCACCGCGCTTTCCGGCCTGTCGATCGGAAATGCCCGCTATCCGCTCGACGACTTCGCGCTGCCCTTCGGCTCCTCCCGGACGATTTCCAATGTCGCGGAAGGTCCGGTTCGCTTTTCCCTGAAATCCGGCCGGGCGGTGGTTCTCGCACGGCCCTATGATCTTTCCGGAGCCTGA
- a CDS encoding GNAT family N-acetyltransferase, whose amino-acid sequence MPDMLVRLYALPEGRASRLGTDVTIRRALAAERRTVVAWIEERFGSLWAGEAEAALSSTPTRIHIALCKGELSGFACHDVTALGFFGPTGVDEARRGRGIGEALLFESLSAMRAAGYAYAIIGGVGPADFYARAVGAVEIPDSTPGIYADMLSPDETGT is encoded by the coding sequence ATGCCGGATATGCTCGTTCGCCTCTATGCCTTGCCCGAGGGCCGCGCTTCCCGGCTCGGTACCGACGTCACCATTCGCCGAGCCCTCGCGGCCGAACGCAGGACCGTCGTCGCCTGGATCGAGGAACGGTTCGGTTCCCTCTGGGCCGGCGAGGCGGAGGCGGCCCTTTCGTCGACGCCGACGCGGATCCATATCGCGCTCTGCAAGGGAGAACTTTCGGGCTTTGCCTGCCACGACGTCACGGCGCTCGGCTTCTTCGGTCCGACGGGCGTCGACGAAGCGAGGCGCGGCCGCGGCATAGGCGAGGCCCTGCTCTTCGAAAGTCTCTCCGCCATGCGCGCTGCCGGCTATGCCTATGCGATCATCGGCGGCGTTGGCCCGGCGGATTTTTATGCGCGGGCCGTCGGGGCGGTGGAAATTCCGGATTCGACGCCCGGCATCTATGCGGACATGCTTTCGCCGGACGAAACGGGAACCTGA
- the thiB gene encoding thiamine ABC transporter substrate binding subunit, with the protein MSSSRHRKILSRLAIATLAAAAFSANTEAAEKTLTIYTYESFITEWGPGAKVAEAFEKTCDCKVNYVGVADGVELLTRLKLEGEGSKADVVVGLDTNLVAEAKATGYFAPHGVDTKDVKVPGGFSDDTFVPYDYGHFAVIYDTETLKNPPKSLKELVEGDPAQKIVIEDPRTSTPGLGLLLWVKSVYGDKAGEAWAKLKERVLTVTPGWSEAYGLFTKGEAPMVLSYTTSPAYHMVAEGTDRYQAAPFAEGHYIQIEVAGLTKNAKEPELARTFLAFMTGSEFQSIIPTTNWMMPVGATKEPLPEAFGKLVNPQKTFLLPSEEVAANRKAWIDEWLAAMSKN; encoded by the coding sequence ATGTCCAGTTCACGCCATCGCAAGATCCTTAGCCGGCTCGCCATCGCAACTCTGGCTGCAGCCGCATTTTCGGCGAACACTGAGGCCGCGGAAAAAACGCTGACGATCTACACCTATGAGAGCTTCATCACCGAATGGGGACCGGGCGCCAAGGTCGCCGAAGCCTTCGAAAAGACCTGCGACTGCAAGGTAAATTATGTCGGCGTCGCCGACGGCGTCGAGCTGCTGACGCGGCTGAAGCTCGAAGGCGAGGGGTCGAAGGCCGATGTCGTCGTCGGCCTCGACACCAACCTCGTCGCCGAGGCGAAGGCCACCGGCTATTTTGCCCCGCATGGCGTCGATACCAAGGACGTGAAGGTTCCCGGCGGCTTTTCCGACGACACCTTCGTTCCCTATGACTACGGCCATTTCGCCGTGATTTACGACACCGAAACCCTGAAGAACCCGCCGAAGAGCCTGAAGGAGCTGGTCGAGGGCGATCCTGCACAGAAGATCGTCATCGAGGATCCCCGCACCTCGACGCCCGGCCTTGGGCTGCTTCTCTGGGTGAAATCGGTCTATGGCGACAAGGCCGGCGAGGCCTGGGCCAAGCTCAAGGAGCGCGTGTTGACGGTGACCCCGGGCTGGTCGGAGGCCTATGGCCTGTTCACCAAGGGCGAGGCGCCGATGGTGCTCTCCTACACCACCTCTCCCGCCTACCACATGGTGGCGGAAGGAACCGACCGTTATCAAGCCGCGCCCTTCGCCGAGGGTCACTACATCCAGATCGAAGTGGCCGGCCTAACGAAGAACGCCAAGGAGCCCGAACTCGCTCGCACGTTCCTCGCCTTCATGACGGGCTCGGAATTCCAGTCGATCATCCCGACCACCAACTGGATGATGCCAGTCGGCGCCACCAAGGAACCGCTGCCGGAGGCCTTCGGCAAGCTCGTCAATCCGCAAAAGACATTCCTCTTGCCTTCGGAAGAGGTGGCCGCCAACCGCAAGGCCTGGATCGACGAATGGCTGGCCGCGATGAGCAAGAACTGA
- the thiP gene encoding thiamine/thiamine pyrophosphate ABC transporter permease ThiP, whose product MIDASENRTTIAAAALCLGGILLFVGLAAAALLAQSGEGGANGLFDAYIWRVTRFTLLQAGLSTGLSILFAIPVSRALARRTSFPGRIWMLRLMALPLGLPALVAALGLIEVWGRRGLLNTALAAMGVEQPISIYGLFGILIAHVFFNMPLAARLMLAGLDRVPAEYWRSAANLGMGSLAIFRFIEWPAIRGLLPGIAGLIFMLCATSFTLVLTLGGGPAASTIEVAIYQALRFDFDPPRAIALSGLQVVLTGTLLVALKYLAPPPEEGTTSGRTTRRFDGLSRVSRLTDGAWLILAFLFVGLPFAAIAVSGIKADLARLVGEPALHRALATSIAIALPSAIISVAIAALMIHTQRLLIARRRPGRPVRLFAGTFSASTSFILLAPPVVLGAGWFLLLRPFGDVARFAPFVVIAINALMALPFVHRVLQPAMATHAVRTGRLAASLGIGGFHRLRWIDWPGLRKPLSMAFSFALALSLGDLGAVALFGSQDLATLPWLLYSRMASYRTADAAGLALILGLICLALTMLGTAGENAEGRRG is encoded by the coding sequence TTGATTGACGCCAGCGAAAACAGGACGACGATCGCCGCCGCGGCCCTCTGCCTCGGCGGCATCCTGCTTTTCGTCGGCCTGGCAGCCGCCGCGCTGCTCGCCCAGTCCGGCGAGGGCGGCGCCAACGGGCTGTTCGACGCCTATATCTGGCGCGTCACCCGCTTCACCCTGCTGCAAGCCGGCCTCTCGACCGGCCTGTCGATCCTTTTCGCCATACCCGTCTCGCGCGCCCTGGCACGCCGCACATCCTTCCCGGGCCGGATCTGGATGTTGCGGCTGATGGCGCTGCCGCTCGGGCTGCCGGCTCTGGTTGCTGCGCTCGGCCTCATCGAGGTGTGGGGCCGGCGGGGCCTCTTGAACACTGCTCTGGCGGCAATGGGCGTTGAGCAGCCGATCAGCATCTACGGCCTGTTCGGCATCCTCATTGCCCATGTCTTCTTCAATATGCCCCTCGCGGCGCGGCTTATGCTTGCCGGCCTCGATCGCGTTCCGGCGGAATATTGGCGCAGCGCCGCCAATCTCGGCATGGGCTCGCTTGCCATCTTCCGCTTTATCGAATGGCCGGCGATCCGGGGTCTGTTGCCGGGCATTGCCGGCCTCATCTTCATGCTCTGTGCCACCAGCTTCACGCTGGTGTTGACGCTTGGCGGCGGCCCGGCGGCGAGCACGATCGAGGTGGCGATCTACCAGGCGCTACGCTTCGATTTCGACCCGCCCCGGGCGATCGCCCTGTCCGGCCTCCAGGTCGTGCTGACCGGAACGCTGCTTGTCGCGCTCAAATATCTCGCTCCGCCCCCCGAAGAAGGCACGACGAGCGGCAGAACGACCCGCCGTTTCGATGGTCTCAGCCGTGTGTCGCGCCTTACGGATGGCGCTTGGCTTATCCTTGCATTCCTCTTCGTCGGTCTGCCCTTCGCCGCCATCGCCGTTTCCGGAATTAAGGCGGATCTCGCCCGACTCGTCGGGGAGCCGGCGTTGCATCGGGCGCTCGCCACCAGCATCGCGATCGCCCTGCCCTCCGCCATCATCTCGGTTGCCATCGCCGCGCTGATGATCCACACGCAACGCCTGCTTATCGCCCGGCGACGCCCTGGAAGGCCGGTCCGCCTGTTTGCCGGTACGTTCAGCGCCAGCACCTCCTTCATCCTGCTCGCCCCGCCGGTCGTCCTCGGCGCCGGCTGGTTCCTGCTCTTGCGGCCCTTCGGCGACGTCGCCCGCTTCGCTCCCTTCGTCGTCATCGCCATCAATGCGCTGATGGCGCTGCCTTTCGTCCATCGCGTCCTTCAGCCGGCCATGGCGACCCATGCGGTGCGCACCGGGCGCCTCGCCGCCAGCCTCGGCATCGGCGGCTTCCATCGCCTGCGATGGATCGATTGGCCGGGGCTGCGCAAGCCGCTCTCGATGGCCTTCTCCTTTGCACTGGCGCTGTCGCTGGGCGATCTCGGCGCCGTCGCGCTGTTCGGTTCGCAGGATCTCGCGACCCTGCCCTGGCTGCTCTATAGCCGGATGGCCAGCTATCGCACCGCCGATGCGGCCGGGCTTGCCCTGATCCTGGGGCTTATCTGCCTGGCGCTCACCATGCTCGGCACCGCGGGAGAGAATGCGGAGGGACGACGCGGATGA
- the thiQ gene encoding thiamine ABC transporter ATP-binding protein: MSSLALSLKDVKVRFETTTLAFDCAVSAGQIVAVIGPSGSGKSTLFNVIAGFETPEAGEVRILGEDTAGRMPADRPVSFIFQENNLFAHLDVATNIGLGISPSLSLAPSDRQRIDEALGRVGLAGFGKRLPPTLSGGERQRVALARALVRHRPLLLLDEPFAALDPGMRAEMRALLSELHAEEGNTILMITHHPEDVRSLADSVLFLDQGRIVAHDALDRFLARRDLKAVNRFLGNEEDQVRQWRPSTR; the protein is encoded by the coding sequence ATGAGTTCGCTTGCCCTGTCGCTCAAGGACGTCAAGGTTCGTTTCGAAACGACGACGCTGGCGTTCGATTGCGCGGTTTCGGCCGGTCAGATCGTCGCGGTCATTGGCCCCTCCGGCTCGGGAAAATCGACGCTTTTCAACGTCATCGCCGGCTTCGAGACGCCGGAAGCGGGCGAAGTGCGAATCCTCGGCGAAGACACGGCCGGGCGCATGCCGGCGGATCGCCCGGTGTCCTTCATTTTCCAGGAAAACAATCTCTTCGCCCATCTCGATGTCGCGACCAATATCGGCCTCGGGATCAGCCCGTCGCTCAGCCTCGCCCCGTCCGATCGGCAAAGGATCGACGAGGCGCTGGGGCGGGTCGGGCTCGCCGGTTTTGGCAAGCGCTTGCCGCCGACGCTTTCCGGCGGCGAGCGCCAGCGGGTGGCGCTTGCCCGCGCGCTGGTGCGGCACCGGCCGCTATTGCTGCTCGACGAACCTTTCGCCGCGCTCGATCCTGGCATGCGCGCAGAGATGCGCGCCCTGCTGAGCGAGCTTCACGCCGAGGAAGGCAACACCATTCTGATGATCACGCATCATCCCGAAGACGTGAGGAGTCTCGCCGACAGCGTGCTTTTCCTCGACCAGGGGCGTATCGTCGCCCATGACGCTCTGGACCGCTTTCTGGCGCGGCGCGACCTTAAGGCGGTCAACCGGTTTCTCGGCAACGAGGAGGATCAGGTGAGGCAATGGCGTCCTTCGACCCGGTGA